The proteins below are encoded in one region of Chrysemys picta bellii isolate R12L10 chromosome 4, ASM1138683v2, whole genome shotgun sequence:
- the LOC135983069 gene encoding zinc finger protein 135-like: protein MEPEVEPCTLDPQCSSDSCVPTDTSAAGNEAQSGDKEGSPGPEDGALSGGSEWELSPSPDREWPPMTLPTANSGKPYNCADCGKAFTWPSHLVQHQRMHTGERPYRCADCGKGFADSSSLVKHGRTHTGERPYTCPQCGKGFVDSSSLTKHARTHTGERPYSCPSCGRGFADSSRLAQHRRTHAGERPYCCPDCGRAFGRWAHLIEHRYTHTGEKPHRCHQCGKGFSQSSNLTQHQKTHLAEKPFICPQCGKGFCLRSQLAKHQRLHSPDNPHRCPQCHKGFVDRSPLLKHLRIHTGERPFRCTECGKTFSMSSHLTQHQRVHTGEKPHHCHQCGKAFAQSSNLTQHLHTHTGERPYKCPKCGRAFSDSSSFLRHQRLHSGERPYRCHHCGKGFADGKVLRKHQLTHSGERPFACGQCGRAFAQSSNLVQHQAIHTSERPHLCHQCGKGFCFPSQLAQHRKLHATIIVVDDGDNKLPSPPAN from the exons ATGGAGCCAGAGGTAGAGCCGTGCACGCTGGATCCCCAGTGCTCCAGTGACAGCTGCGTCCCTACAGACACTTCTGCAG CTGGCAACGAGGCGCAGAGCGGGGACAAGGAGGGGAGTCCTGGCCCGGAGGACGGGGCGCTGTCAGGCGGGTCCGAGTGGGAGTTGTCCCCCAGCCCCGACCGGGAGTGGCCGCCGATGACGCTCCCCACTGCCAACTCAGGGAAACCCTACAACTGTGCTGACTGCGGCAAAGCCTTCACCTGGCCCTCACACCTGGTGCAGCACCAGCGCATGCACACGGGTGAGCGCCCTTACCGCTGTGCCGACTGTGGCAAAGGCTTCGCCGACAGCTCGTCCCTAGTTAAGCACGGCCGGACCCACACAGGAGAGCGCCCCTACACCTGCCCCCAGTGTGGCAAAGGCTTTGTGGACAGCTCGTCACTCACCAAGCATGCCCGTACCCACACAGGCGAGCGCCCCTACAGTTGCCCCAGCTGTGGACGCGGCTTTGCCGACAGCTCCCGGCTGGCCCAGCACCGACGCACCCATGCTGGGGAGCGACCTTACTGCTGCCCCGACTGTGGGAGGGCATTCGGCCGTTGGGCACACCTGATCGAGCACCGGTACACCCACACTGGCGAGAAaccccaccgctgccaccagtgtGGCAAAGGGTTCAGCCAGAGCTCCAACCTGACGCAGCACCAGAAGACCCACCTGGCGGAGAAGCCTTTCATCTGCCCACAGTGCGGGAAGGGGTTCTGTCTGCGCTCCCAGTTGGCCAAGCACCAGCGGCTGCACAGCCCTGACAACCCCCATCGCTGTCCCCAGTGCCACAAGGGCTTTGTGGACCGCTCCCCGCTCCTCAAGCACCTGAGgatccacaccggggagcggcccttCCGGtgcactgagtgtgggaaaactttcagCATGAGTTCACACCTCACACAGCATCAGCGAGTCCACACTGGTGAGAAaccccaccactgccaccagtGCGGCAAGGCATTTGCCCAGAGCTCCAACCTGACGCAGCACCTGCACACCCATACTGGGGAGCGCCCATACAAGTGCCCCAAATGTGGCCGGGCCTTCAGTGATAGCTCCAGCTTCTTGAGGCACCAGCGGCTGCACAGTGGGGAGCGGCCCTACCGCTGCCACCACTGCGGCAAGGGCTTTGCTGATGGCAAAGTGCTGCGCAAGCACCAACTGACCCATAGCGGTGAGCGGCCCTTTGCCTGTGGGCAGTGTGGCCGCGCCTTTGCCCAGAGCTCCAACCTGGTGCAACACCAGGCCATCCACACCAGTGAGCggccccacctctgccaccaatGCGGCAAAGGGTTCTGCTTTCCCTCACAGCTGGCGCAGCACCGGAAGCTCCATGCCACTATTATTGTGGTGGACGATGGCGATAacaaactcccctccccacctgccaacTAA